In Papaver somniferum cultivar HN1 chromosome 9, ASM357369v1, whole genome shotgun sequence, the genomic stretch AAGCAAATGAAAGATCTATAAATAATCTTATGGATATCATCAAAAAGTTTACGTCTTCCTCAGGGCAATTGGtgaattttgaaaaatcaagtatttttgtcagtaaaatttaAAGCAAGGAAGTTTGTGAAGACATTTCAAATATGCTAAAAATGAAGGTTATGGATAAGAATGAAAAATATTTAGGTACACAACTTCACATTCCCAGAAGTAAGGATAAAATTTTTGATGGCATTGTGGATAAGATGCAAAAGAAGTTGTAAACTTGGCAAGGACAACTAACATCTCAAGCGGGAAGAAAAACTCAAATTCAAGCTTCTTTAAGTACTACTGCAAACTACCAACAGAGTATTTTTGAAGCTCCAGATGTAACTCACACAAGGCTAAATAGAATCAGAGAATTTATTTCTGGTGCAATAAAAACAACAAAGGGTCCAATAGCATTTCTTGGAAGAAAATTAGCAGACCAAAAAGATATGGAGGATTAGAtcttaaagacacaaaaataTTCAATATCTCTTTGTTGGCTAAGATAGCATGGAGACTTCTAAATGAGCCTCATGCAAAATGGGTTCAAATACTGGAAGCTAGATACTTTAAAAGGAAAGACCTTCTAACTGATGATACCTCCAAGAAAAGAAGCTCATGGACATGGCAAAGCATTCAAGTTATAAAGAAATATTACATATGGGAAGTTGGTGATGAGAAATTCATAAAGGTATTCAAGCATAGATGGTTCTCTGAGGCTAACACTCTTCCTGCTCCTATAGATGTCATCAGTCAACACATCTCCAACTCAGAAGCTAAAGTCTCTGAATTTATTGATAGAAGCAATAATGATTGGGAGATACAGAAGATTAATAGTCATTGTAGTCAAGACCAGGTGAGTAAAATCTTAACTATAAGATTTCCAAGGTCAGACAGAGATAAATTGAGATGGATGATGAAAACATGTGGTAAGTTTTCCACTAATTCCACATATAGAGAACTTATCAAGCAAGAAATTAAAGAAATGAATAACAGTCACAATCAGGAGACTCATTAGTTAAAGCTATGGCACACGGAAGTTCCCTACAAGGTGCAACAATTTTTATGGAAATGTTGTATGGATATTTTGCCGGTTAATCAGAGAATCAGCAAGTACAAaaaacatatcaacaacctttGTCCTTTAtgcaatcaagaagaagaaacaagtaCTCATCTTCTCATCAAGTGTCACTACACATATGTTATCTGATTTGGTGTTTCAACAGCTCTGTATCACTCAAAGGCACACCATTCTTCTTTAAAGCAGTGGATCATATCTTGGTTCTCTGAAAATATATAATTCATTAGAAGCAAAAATTAAATATCTTGCTAATATTGCAGCTTGCACTTTGTGGCAGGCATGGAAAGCAAGACGTGAaagaatatttgagaatatgGTTTAACATCCTAGTAGTATCATCCATAGAGTCAGAAATTATATAAACTTCATTAACATTCAAGTCACTGACTCTAATAAGTTAGAGAAACCAATAAAAGAGAAATGGAAAAAAACCACCTGAAAActggataaaaattaacattgatGCTTCTTTTTATTTCTGAAAAGTCTAATGCTGGTTTTGCTTTGATTATCCGTGATTGGACAGGGAGATTCTTGGCAGCAATTGCCTTCTCAGTAAGATCCAAAGATATAAATCAAGCTTAATCTATGGTACTTTTTAAAGCTCTAATCTGGATCAAGGAATTGAAGTGCAAAAAAGTCATTGTAGAAGGAGATAACAGGTCAGTAGTTTATTTTTGTAATGGTAATGTTGAGGATTTCAAATGGCAAGATTAGAATATCATTCTAGAGTGCTAGGAAATTCTTAAGAATCTAGAGTCTTGTACTGTTACTTTTCAAAAAAGGTCTTGTAACCTTGCAGCGGACAAGCTAGCTAAATATGCTAGAATCAACATTAGGCATCAAGTTTGGTGGAATGAGCCTCCTAATATCATTAGTAAGGTGCTTCTTGAGGAGAATGCAAACTTCGTTGCTTAACCTTTGGTCGAAGTTTGTTTGCAGTTAGCTCTGAGTCTGTTTTTGTTGTCTTTGTTTTCGAGTGATTAGTGTGTCTCTTGTATGTTTGTATATGTTGCTTTAGTATCAATAAATTCTCCTTCTTtgctcaaaaaaataaaataaaaaataaacaaaatcttTCTACTAAGCATGTTTGGATGTTAAATGAGAAGTAATTTTTTGATTTCTAGAAGTCAGTTTGTCAATATCATTTCAAAACAAAGATGCAAGAAAGCTAACTAGTTATGAAATTTTGCTTCTGTATTTCGAGATTGACTTCCGAATCTGGAGAAGTAATTTTGAAAATGCATCAAAACACCTTACAAATTTCCAAATATGCAATTATGAAGGAAGTTGAAATTTAAAACCCATGGGTGCAAAAATTACACGTAACGAATGCGTAGATTTTCGTTGAGCCTGAAGTGcacaataaaagaaaatattacgAAACAAATTAGCTTCGAGCAGGTAGTTTTATTTACATTAATCGCGTGAAAAACAATCTAGCTGATAAGCTTGCTAGAAAAGTTAGATAATGTTGTATTAAAAACATATGGGTTATTTTTCCTCCTTTTTTGGATGGTCTTGTAAGAAAAGAGTCCtttcttagaagaagaagaaaaaaaaaattagttttgttTGAGCGCCACAAaagatataatgcgaaaaatatcAGTGATCATAGCAACCTAACCGTGTCAAGAGAGCCTAAACAAGTCGGTATTATGCCGGTTAATATCTCACACCTATTAATTTTGATTCCCCAAATCTTAAGAATTTATTACTGCAAGGATGAATCACTGAATCTAGAGATGTGTAAATGAGAAATGATCTGTATCTAAGCACAATAAGAAGAGAGCAGAGAAGTAAATAAGAAATCGGAAAATCGAGTGAGTgccagagagaaaaaaaaacggGAAGGAAAATGCAGCAACAATTCACGCAGATGCAACCAATGATGGCAGCAGGATATTATCCCAACAACCTCACAACGGAGCAAATCCAACAGTATCTGGATGAGAACAAGTCTTTGATTATCAAGATTCTTGAGAACCAGACCACCGGAAATGTGAGCGAGCTTGCAGTAAACCAAGCGAAGCTTGAACAAAATCTTGCATACCTGAATGCTATTGCTTATTCTCAACCCCAACAACCCACCACGCATGCGCAGCTTCATAATGCGGTTCAGCAGGGTGCACACTATATGCAACACCAACAAGCACAGTTATCAATGGCTACCCGTTCCCCAATGTTGTATGCTCAGCAGCCAATGTTCGCAACGCCACAACCGCAAGCAATGCACAGCCAACTTGGTATGAACTCTGGTATGATACATACGGAAGGACGCATACATGGTAACTACTATGGACTTCGCATTACTGAAAGAGGCATGGAATTAGGAGATGGGTCAATGGGGTTTCCTGATTTGAGTGGCGTGAGACTCTACCGCTATGACCGTAATACTTCAACCTTAAACAAATTCTGGGATCATAACAAGGATACGAAATGTGTTTCGAATGAGGCAATTCCTCACACACAGAACATTGGAGATACTAATGGTACTTCAGTGAAAGATTCTGGCAAAGCAACAAAAGCTAAAAGTGGAGTAACAGACAAGGTTCAGGAAAAACCGGTCAAATCAAGAGGTACTAAAAGAAGGAAGAAATGTTGATCATCCAAAACAACCAAGTACATCAGGGTTTCAGGATGGATAAACACAAGAAATATCTCAGTGTTTGTATGAGTGTAGCCTTTTGAATTTTCATATTAAGAACCCAATAAGGGATTATTACATCATGTTACTTTTTCTTTAATATCCCATTTTGATAGGAAAAATGTTAAAAATATGAGGAACATGTTTACAACACAGATGGGAACAAGTGAGGATGGTTTTGTGTTTGGGCAGGTGCAGCAGCTTCTGCAGTCAATTTACCTTGAGTCCATCTTTTTAACATCTCTAATGCTGCCTTGGGTTGATCCATTGGAACCATGTGACCAGCATCATGAACCTTCAGAAAGCTAAGAGGACCATGGTTTTTCAATTTCCCTGCTTCAGCACCGTCAACTTCAAATGAAACATTGGCTGCTCGAACGAAGTCTTGTCTACCAGACCATTCCATGGCATGAACCCAGTTTGAGTTCCCTGTACAAATTTGAGAGATGTGTTACTCAAAATGCAATACTTTTCTAATTACAAGTAAAAAAGAAAGTGGAATTCTGAATTCTGAGTTCAGCACAAAAGGAAACTTACCAAGCCAGTTGCATATCAAGTCATACTCCCCGGCATAAACTAGCAACTTGATTCCGTCATTAAGAAGAGCTGGAATACCCACTTCTAGATTCTTCATCCAGTCAGTTTTCATTTTGGAGTACACAGTAGGGCTGCATGAGATGAATTCAATGTTGCCAACTCCAAGAGCTTGCCTGACAGATTTCAGATTCAGAAATTTCTCCATATTGGAGAAATCATAACAGAGGCTCCCTTCACATTGCTTCCTTATGTCATAGtactgaaaataataaaaacattcaTCAAGTTTAAATGCAGTCAAACAACAAAGGGAAGCATAAGCGCAATAACCAAACCGAAATGCTTCCCTTACATTGATATCTCCAGCAATATTGAGGATACTATTGAATATCGAAATGCACGTGGAGTAAGCTCTGAGGCATTCAACTTCGCCTTCTACAGCTGAAATGAGGTAAATATGAGACATATGGAATACGTTTAATAGACTATGAACAACATTAGAAAACAAGGACTTACCACAAGCTTGTATTGTCCTTTCGCATTCTGGAAGTCTCTGATTGATTTCCTCGTAATCAGATTCTTCAATTAGCTTATTTTGCAATGCATATTCTGTGTATGCTTTGTATTGGATTGCTGGATTAGTAAGACCGTTGCCAATGGCAAATCCCTGTGTAAAATTTCATAATCTTAGTCAAGCAAGTCTGAGAAAGTGAGGAAGAAACATCACTGAATCCTAATACAAAATAGTCTTGAATACGAAAAATACCTTCAAGTTTATATGGATTCCCTCTTTATTCTTATTTCCTTTGTGCACTCTAGAAGCAAATGCTGGGATGTAGTGTCCAGCGTATGACTCTCCGGTGATGTAAAAATCATTCTTTTGAAATTGTGGATGCTTTGCGAAAAATGCCTATTATAAGATATAAAACCAAGTTACACCAAGTACTGTGTAATAAACTTGTAAAGACCCTGAAAGAAGTACATATATACGAAATCTAACAAATCAAGTGCAACTTTGTCAGAAGATATACCTGTAAGAAATCGTACAAATCATTACTAACACCCTCTTCGTTCTGACGAAGATCACGCTCATCTGAACTATAACTGAACCCAGTTCCGGTCGGTTGATCAACATACAACAAATGTGATGCCTTCACAGTGACATAACCATGGAATTTGTAATTCagaatacaaaaagaaaactaaaatgaATGTAACAAAACTGAAAACAAAATTTCTGCATTGATTCTTTGAAAATTCAAAGTGACTACAATGAATAATACCTTGTCCCAGCCAAAGTCATTCCACATGAGTGACATGTTGTTGGCAATAGTAAAAGGTCCATTTTCATAAAACACAGCCAATTCACTACTACAACCTGGTCCTCCTGTCAACCATATCACAACAGGATCGTTCTTGTTCGTTCGCGATTCGAAGAAGAAGTAAAACATCcttcaaccaaaaaaaaacaagatcCAAACGATCAACATGAAAATTGTTGTACAAAACAACAGTAAAGCATGTACACACACCAGAAAAACAACAGTTGAATGGAAAAGAAACATGACATCTGATGGGCTGAAACTAGTACAACAATAACCTGGGTTGAAATATCAGTCTAATGATAACCTTCATGGTCCCACAAATCTAATctatcaaaaaaaatatgaagggtTCTGATTTAATAAGGAATCATTTACAGTACATCCTGACATTATAAGATTTTCTTGGTATCTGAGATTCCAAAGGCAAACACCTTTTTAAGGTTTTCTCAAAACATTCATTCAAAATCCAACTGTAAATAAACAAATACACAAGAATTTGTTTAAAAAAACTCATACTTCTTTGATGATTATGAACTGAACACAATTTAAAAATCCATGGCCTTTGCACTGGTATCTAAATTTCTACTATTATATAATACAGTTGAAAtttcaaaaacagaaaaaaaaaaacagagaaaaagAGTGAGATTCTGAGAGATGATTATACCTTGCAgcatgagaatgttgaattttgtagTAACCAGCATGATGACCCAAATCTTGaacacttgaagaagaagaagaggtagaAGATTCAATAAGATTAGGAAATCTAAATTTCTTCTCAACAATTTTCTCTGTGTTTTTTGCTTGGTAATTCAATCCTTCCATGAATTCAGATTTTGCATCTTGTGGGAATAAATTCAATTGCCTAATTAACTTTTCAGCTTCTAAGTTTACTGGGTTTGCATTAGTATTACCAAAACAACAtagaataagaagaataagaacaaAACCACTAATCTTCATTGTAATTTACTTGTGTGTTTAGTAATGACTGAGAGAATTAGAATAAGATTTAGAGTGAAAGTTGTTTGGTTTGTatagaggaggaggagaagaagtgaCTTAGCAGATAAGGTAATGAGACAAAGAGTATTTTTCaagtgaatttttattttttgaatcaaagGGAAGCTTCAAAGTTAGTATTTAGTagataagaagaaagaagaaagaaaaaaggtaatctttttcttgtttttttggtAGGAAAATAAAGgcaaaaaaaggaaaaggaaattcTTGTACACTATTAAAAAAGGGAACTTTGGATGAATTGGTAGCCGGTGCCTTTGATTTGATAGGTGTGTGGGAATTTCTACACCTCACAATCACATTTGAGAATAATTTCAGATTTTTGTGGATTTTTTTGACTTGTTTTCTGTTTCTGGGAGGATATTTTCTTTACTTTCTTAGACCTTAAAATATAAAGAACTTACTTGTAACGGAAATTTTTCAAGATTCTCCTTTGTTATGGAAATTTTCAGAATGAAATAATTTCAGGAGAAGGAGGATGTCAATTCAATGGATGGTGATTGACACTTGGAAAAAGTGAATGATTTTCATTGAGATAATCTGCTGAAGCAGGTGCAGGTGTATTACATTTTTGGTAGAAGAAAGTAGGAATGGAATAATTAATATTGTGATTCAAGGGAATACAGATAAGTTATTATCACGGGACATAGTGGTTGTGAGTTGCAAGTTTGCAACACTTTGAAGTTGACATGAAGCTGTTTGGTAGTTTCATATTTTTGCCGAATTGAGGCAAAGCGATAATTGAGATGTACATGTACTAATTTGTGTGAGTAATACGGCAATATTCATGATCAAGAAGTGAGATATGTAGTCAAGAGACCGTATATTGGTAGTGGTTTTTGGGATCCCGTCAAACAGGGCAGGTCCTGCTTTTTTGTGCCGCGCTGCTGCGATATTTTTCCTTTTGTGTCCCCCTTTGCTATGTATACAGTGACAGATCCATGGACTCGAGTTCCACGTTTACGCTTTTAACAGCTAGAAAGCTGACGGAAGTCTTATAACAAAACCATAAAATATTTGGAACAGAGATTAGACATAATAATTACTATGAGCAGTACAAATGTTTAGGTGAGAATTCGCACTATTCTTCAAGAAAAGTAAAAAGGATGGATTTCAAAAGCAGGTAAATTTGAAAGATGGAATCAATTCAGAACTATGCTAAAATGTGGTCTGTTTATAACTTTTGTCCTTTGAATTTAAACAGAGATGTCATACCCTGGTACATTGTCCAGCTCCCTATGAAGTCGAAGTTGTTGCATATTTTCACCGAGTTCTAAAGTCAAAATTAAACGCCCAAACTAACATAACAAAGGAACATGTACAAGCATGGAATTCGAATATTACGCCCGAAAATGTGTTCTCATTCATGTATGCATGCAACATCCTTATATGATTATGTTACATACTACTATGACCTAAAAGACAAGCACATGGAAGTTGAGTTTCCGTCAGATTTTGCTATCACAGATTTCACAACAACCTTGAGATTTCACAGATTGACAGCTGAAACGATTGCTTGGTCCAAAACCACATACAAGGGACAATGACACTACATAAGATTGAGATTCAGATAGAGATTGCTCTTCGGTGGTACTTACAAATCTGCTGCCACTCCATCATGGACTCAGCTTCTTCTGACAATTTTTGGTTGAGTCCATATTCTCAGCATCTTTAAAGCAGCCTTAGGCTGATCCATGGGGATTGGGGACCATATGACCAGCATCATGAACCTGTATAGAATACACATGTTTTATTTTTACGTCTCAGTCATTTATCAATTCAATTTAGTTAGTCAGCTTTACCTTCAAAACCCGAAATTGAAGCTGATGAGACAGAGTGACAGACAGACCATCAGGAAACTGAGAGGACCATTGCTTTTCAATGTCCTTTTTCGGCACCATCTACCACAAATGGAACAGTGGAGGAAACAATTGCTGACTGGACCATTTCATGGCCCACATTGAGTTCCCTGCTCCTGCCCCATACAAAAGACCAGATGAATACAGGTAATCAAATTGAATCTTTTTCATGAAAGGAGAAACAACTCGATGAGGATGTGTGACCATTTATAACTCTCGAGAGGTAGCTGGGAACCTCAAAAACTTACCGAGCCAGTGGCAGACAAGATCATACTCCCCAGCATATGAGTAATGAACACCTAAAAAGACAAGCAGCACATGAGTTTCCATGATTTTGCCATCACAGATTTTACAGATTGACGAGCGCAGCCAAAATGATTTCTAGGTCAAAAACCACATATTGTACAAGGGACAATGACACTACTTAAGATTGACATTGCACTTCGTTGGTACTTACAGATCTGTTGCCACTCCATCGTCGGACTCAGCTCCTACTAACAATTTTCCGTGAGTCCATCTTCTCAGCATCTCTAAAGTAGCCTTAGGCTGATCCATGGGGACCATCTGACCAGCATCATGAACCTGTACACATGTTTTTTTATGTCTCAGCCATTTATCAAATTCAATTTAGCTAGTCAGTTCTACctaaagaaactgaaattgaagcaCTGATGAGACAGAGTGAGAGAGAAACCTTGAGGAAACTGAGAGGACCACTGCTTATCAATTGTCCTTTTTCAGCACCATCCACCACTAAGGGAACAATAGAGGAACTAACAACTTTTTACTGACCGGACCATTTCATGGCATGCACCGACCTTG encodes the following:
- the LOC113310599 gene encoding serine carboxypeptidase-like, with product MKISGFVLILLILCCFGNTNANPVNLEAEKLIRQLNLFPQDAKSEFMEGLNYQAKNTEKIVEKKFRFPNLIESSTSSSSSSVQDLGHHAGYYKIQHSHAARMFYFFFESRTNKNDPVVIWLTGGPGCSSELAVFYENGPFTIANNMSLMWNDFGWDKASHLLYVDQPTGTGFSYSSDERDLRQNEEGVSNDLYDFLQAFFAKHPQFQKNDFYITGESYAGHYIPAFASRVHKGNKNKEGIHINLKGFAIGNGLTNPAIQYKAYTEYALQNKLIEESDYEEINQRLPECERTIQACAVEGEVECLRAYSTCISIFNSILNIAGDINYYDIRKQCEGSLCYDFSNMEKFLNLKSVRQALGVGNIEFISCSPTVYSKMKTDWMKNLEVGIPALLNDGIKLLVYAGEYDLICNWLGNSNWVHAMEWSGRQDFVRAANVSFEVDGAEAGKLKNHGPLSFLKVHDAGHMVPMDQPKAALEMLKRWTQGKLTAEAAAPAQTQNHPHLFPSVL